The following proteins are encoded in a genomic region of Tachysurus fulvidraco isolate hzauxx_2018 chromosome 22, HZAU_PFXX_2.0, whole genome shotgun sequence:
- the jund gene encoding transcription factor jun-D: MKKDMSLNLDDQNSSNLKPDLRDAEGILSSQDLGLLKLASPELERLIIQSNGMVTTTPTSQFVYPKPVSDEQEFAEGFVKALEDLHKQNQLNGGATTLNRLSTGAALGLPSDLPVYTNLSTYGGGALGTAVNYSTDTIPFPPPPPGSSSSSSSSSSSSSHASTPNAQATQSAHSRIRSPKDEPQTVPDVQSFGDSPPLSPIDMDTQERIKAERKKLRNRIAASKCRKRKLERISRLEDKVKTLKTQNSELASTASVLREQVAQLKQRVMNHVNNGCQLLPTQVQAY; this comes from the coding sequence ATGAAGAAAGATATGAGTTTAAACCTGGACGACCAAAACAGCTCTAACCTCAAGCCGGATTTACGGGACGCTGAGGGAATACTCAGCTCCCAGGACCTGGGACTCCTAAAACTCGCCTCGCCTGAGCTAGAGAGGCTGATTATCCAGTCCAACGGTATGGTCACGACGACACCGACCTCACAGTTCGTTTACCCGAAACCCGTGAGCGACGAGCAGGAATTCGCAGAGGGTTTCGTGAAAGCCCTGGAGGACCTGCACAAGCAGAACCAGCTAAACGGCGGCGCTACGACGCTGAACCGCCTCTCAACAGGCGCCGCGCTCGGCTTGCCATCCGACCTTCCGGTCTACACGAACTTGAGCACGTATGGAGGCGGCGCGCTGGGCACAGCTGTGAACTACTCCACGGATACGATCCCTTTCCCGCCGCCACCTCCAGGATCTTCttcatcgtcgtcgtcgtcgtcatcgtcatcgtcaCACGCGAGTACGCCGAACGCGCAGGCTACACAATCAGCGCACTCGCGGATCCGTTCGCCCAAGGACGAACCGCAGACCGTCCCAGACGTGCAGAGCTTCGGTGACAGTCCGCCTCTGTCACCCATCGACATGGACACGCAGGAGCGCATCAAGGCGGAACGCAAAAAGCTGCGCAACCGCATCGCCGCATCCAAGTGCCGCAAGAGGAAGCTGGAGAGGATCTCGCGCCTGGAGGACAAAGTCAAAACGCTCAAGACTCAAAACAGTGAGCTCGCGTCAACCGCCAGCGTGTTGCGTGAACAGGTCGCGCAGCTCAAACAGCGGGTCATGAACCACGTGAACAACGGCTGCCAGCTGCTGCCCACCCAGGTGCAGGCGTACTGA
- the pgpep1 gene encoding pyroglutamyl-peptidase 1 — protein MEQRKTVIVTGFEPFGEHTVNASWVAVQELKKLGLGPNVDLHITEVPVEYQAVQNLLPSLWELYHPQLVVHVGVSGMATTVTLEKCGHNRGYWRLDNCNFYPKSECCMDGGPDCINSAIDMDVVCKRVKNSDLGVSVSVSKDAGRYLCDYTYYTSLYLGKGRSAFVHVPPLGEPYNAKQLAQALQAVILEMLNLLEHSMEKQLCQHSH, from the exons ATGGAGCAAAGGAAGACGGTTATTGTGACAG gtttcGAACCTTTTGGAGAACACACTGTTAATGCGAGCTGGGTGGCAGTGCAG GAGCTAAAGAAGTTGGGACTCGGCCCAAATGTGGATCTACACATTACTGAGGTTCCTGTGGAGTACCAAGCAGTCCAGAATCTTCTGCCTTCACTCTGGGAGCTATATCACCCACAG TTAGTGGTTCATGTTGGAGTGTCTGGAATGGCTACAACAGTAACCCTTGAAAAATGTGGTCATAACCGTGGCTATTGGCGACTTGACAACTGCAACTTCTATCCTAAGTCCGAGTGCTGTATGGATGGGGGACCAGACTGCATCAATTCTGCGATCGATATGGATGTTGTCTGCAAGAGGGTCAAGAACTCAGACCTCGGGGTCTCTGTATCCGTTTCAAAAGATGCCGGCAG ATACCTGTGTGACTACACCTACTACACCTCGTTGTACCTGGGCAAAGGCCGATCTGCGTTCGTGCATGTGCCCCCCCTGGGGGAGCCATACAATGCAAAACAGCTGGCGCAGGCACTCCAAGCTGTGATCTTGGAGATGCTGAACTTGTTGGAGCATAGTATGGAAAAGCAACTTTGCCAGCACAGTCACTGA
- the upf1 gene encoding regulator of nonsense transcripts 1 isoform X2, whose protein sequence is MSVEAYGPSSQTLTFLDTEEAELLGADTQGSEYEFTDFTLPSQTQTQGQTQSQLDNQVNGPEGVLQNGDDAVVKTSQLLGELNFEEDEEDTYYTKDLPVHACSYCGIHDPACVVYCNTSKKWFCNGRGNTSGSHIVNHLVRAKCKEVTLHKDGPLGETVLECYNCGCRNVFLLGFIPAKADSVVVLLCRQPCASQSSLKDINWDSSQWQPLIQDRCFLSWLVKIPSEQEQLRARQITAQQINKLEELWKENPTATLEDLEKPGVDEEPQHVLLRYEDAYQYQNIFGPLVKLEADYDKKLKESQTQDNITVRWDLGLNKKRIAYFTLPKTDSDMRLMQGDEICLRYKGDLAPLWKGIGHVIKVPDNYGDEIAIELRSSAGAPVEVPHNFQVDFVWKSTSFDRMQSALKTFAVDETSVSGYIYHKLLGHEVEDVIIKCQLPKRFTAQGLPDLNHSQVYAVKTVLQRPLSLIQGPPGTGKTVTSATIVYHLARQGNGPVLVCAPSNIAVDQLTEKIHQTGLKVVRLCAKSREAIDSPVSFLALHNQIRNMDSMPELQKLQQLKDETGELSSSDEKRYRALKRTAERELLMNADVICCTCVGAGDPRLAKMQFRSILIDESTQATEPECMVPVVLGAKQLILVGDHCQLGPVVMCKKAAKAGLSQSLFERLVVLGIRPIRLQVQYRMHPALSAFPSNIFYEGSLQNGVTAADRIKKGFDFQWPQPDKPMFFYVTQGQEEIASSGTSYLNRTEAANVEKITTRLLKAGAKPDQIGIITPYEGQRSYLVQYMQFSGSLHTKLYQEVEIASVDAFQGREKDFIILSCVRANEHQGIGFLNDPRRLNVALTRARYGVIIVGNPKALSKQPLWNHLLNYYKEQKVLVEGPLNNLRESLMQFSKPRKLVNTINPGARFMSTAMYDAREAMIPGSVYDRSNTGRPSNMYFQTHDQIGMIGAGPNPMASMNIPIPFNLVMPPMPPPGYLGQLNGPATGRGAPKGKTGGRGGRQRNRGMGNHGSGQTNMANSQASQDLVSQPFSQGPLTQGYITMSQPSQMSQPGLSQPELSQDSYLGDEFKSQMDVALSQDSTYQGERAYQHGGVTGLSQY, encoded by the exons ATGAGCGTAGAGGCGTACGGGCCGAGCTCGCAGACGCTCACCTTCCTGGACACGGAGGAAGCGGAGCTGCTTGGAGCCGACACACAGGGCTCGGAGTACGAGTTCACCGACTTCACCCTGCCGAGCCAGACTCAAACACAAGGCCAAACCCAGAGTCAGCTCGACAACCAG GTGAACGGGCCTGAGGGAGTTCTACAGAACGGCGATGATGCGGTGGTGAAAACCAGTCAACTTCTGGGAGAACTAAATTtcgaagaggatgaagaggacaCTTATTACACCAAGGATCTCCCTGTGCACGCCTGCAG TTACTGTGGCATTCATGATCCTGCCTGTGTGGTGTATTGCAACACCAGCAAGAAGTGGTTCTGCAATGGACGTGGCAACACCTCTGGCAG CCATATTGTCAACCATTTGGTGCGGGCCAAATGCAAGGAGGTGACCCTGCATAAGGACGGTCCTTTGGGGGAGACCGTATTGGAGTGTTACAACTGCGGCTGTCGCAACGTTTTCCTTCTGGGTTTCATTCCAGCAAAGGCTGATTCTGTTGTGGTGCTGCTGTGCAG gcaGCCATGTGCCAGTCAGAGCAGTCTGAAGGACATTAATTGGGACAGCTCCCAGTGGCAGCCTTTGATCCAGGACCGGTGTTTTCTGTCCTGGTTGGTGAAGATCCCATCTGAGCAGGAGCAGCTCAGGGCACGTCAGATCACTGCTCAGCAGATCAACAAACTGGAGGAGCTCTGGAAG GAGAATCCAACTGCAACACTTGAGGATTTGGAGAAGCCGGGTGTGGATGAAGAGCCTCAACATGTGCTGCTGCGCTATGAAGATGCATACCAGTATCAGAACATCTTTGGCCCACTGGTCAAACTGGAGGCAGATTATGACAAGAAGCTTAAAGAGTCCCAG ACCCAAGACAATATAACTGTCAGGTGGGACTTGGGACTGAATAAAAAGAGGATTGCTTATTTCACACTTCCCAAGACGGATTCAG ACATGCGTCTTATGCAAGGAGATGAGATATGCCTGCGCTATAAGGGAGACTTGGCTCCTCTTTGGAAAGGGATTGGACATGTCATCAAGGTCCCTGACA ACTACGGAGATGAGATTGCCATTGAGCTGAGAAGCAGCGCTGGAGCTCCTGTCGAGGTGCCCCACAACTTCCAAGTGGACTTTGTCTGGAAGTCCACTTCCTTTGACCG CATGCAGAGTGCCCTGAAAACATTCGCTGTAGACGAGACCTCAGTGTCCGGTTACATCTATCACAAGTTGCTTGGTCATGAGGTAGAGGATGTGATCATTAAGTGCCAGTTACCCAAGCGCTTCACTGCCCAGGGCCTGCCTGACCTCAACCACTCTCAG GTGTATGCTGTGAAAACAGTGCTTCAGCGTCCTCTCAGTCTGATCCAGGGGCCTCCCGGTACTGGCAAAACTGTTACCTCAGCAACTATTGTTTACCACCTGGCTAGACAGGGCAACGG GCCGGTGCTAGTATGTGCTCCCAGCAACATTGCAGTGGACCAGCTGACTGAGAAAATTCATCAAACAGGACTGAAGGTGGTGCGTCTCTGTGCCAAAAGCAGAGAGGCCATCGATTCGCCCGTGTCGTTTCTGGCTTTGCACAACCAGATTCGCAACATGGACAG CATGCCAGAACTGCAAAAACTGCAACAGTTGAAGGATGAAACAGGAGAGCTGTCTTCCTCAGATGAGAAGCGCTACAGGGCCCTGAAACGCACAGCAGAAAGGGAGCTACTCATG aaTGCAGATGTCATCTGTTGTACTTGTGTGGGTGCGGGTGATCCTCGTCTCGCTAAAATGCAATTCCGCTCCATCCTGATAGATGAGAGTACCCAGGCTACTGAGCCAGAGTGCATGGTGCCTGTAGTTCTAGGAGCCAAGCAG CTGATCCTGGTGGGTGATCACTGCCAGCTAGGCCCAGTGGTCATGTGTAAAAAGGCTGCTAAGGCAGGTCTGTCCCAGTCTCTCTTCGAAAGACTGGTGGTGCTGGGCATCAGACCCATTCGCCTACAGGTGCAGTACCGAATGCACCCTGCACTCAGTGCTTTCCCCTCCAATATCTTCTATGAAGGCTCTCTCCAGAACGGAGTCACTGCTG CTGACCGCATCAAGAAGGGCTTTGATTTCCAGTGGCCTCAGCCAGATAAGCCCATGTTCTTCTATGTGACACAGGGTCAGGAGGAGATTGCCAGCTCTGGCACGTCCTACCTCAACAG GACTGAGGCAGCTAATGTGGAAAAGATCACCACTCGCCTTTTGAAGGCTGGAGCTAAACCCGACCAGATTGGCATCATCACGCCATATGAGGGGCAGCGCTCCTACCTGGTGCAGTACATGCAGTTCAGCGGTTCCCTTCATACCAAGCTTTATCAG GAGGTTGAGATAGCCAGCGTAGATGCTTTCCAGGGCCGTGAGAAGGACTTCATCATTCTTTCCTGCGTCAGGGCCAATGAGCACCAAGGCATAGGCTTTCTTAATGATCCACGCAGGCTGAACGTGGCCCTCACCAGAGCCAG GTATGGCGTGATCATTGTGGGGAATCCTAAAGCTCTGTCTAAGCAGCCCCTCTGGAACCACTTGCTAAATTACTACAAGGAGCAGAAGGTTCTGGTTGAGGGGCCTCTCAACAACCTGAGAGAGAGCCTTATGCAGTTCAGCAAACCTCGCAAGCTCGTTAACACCATCAACCCT GGAGCTCGTTTTATGAGCACTGCCATGTACGATGCCAGGGAGGCCATGATTCCTGGTTCAGTGTATGACCGCAGCAACACTG GTCGTCCATCGAACATGTATTTTCAAACTCATGACCAGATTGGGATGATTGGCGCAGGACCCAACCCAATGGCCTCCATGAATATTCCCATACCCTTCAACCTTGTTATGCCCCCCATGCCCCCTCCAGGTTACCTGGGCCAGCTTAATGGTCCAGCTACTG GTCGTGGTGCTCCAAAGGGCAAAACAGGTGGGCGTGGAGGGCGCCAGAGGAATCGTGGCATGGGTAACCATGGCAGTGGGCAGACCAACATGGCAAACAGCCAGGCCAGTCAGGATTTGGTGTCTCAGCCCTTCTCCCAGGGCCCCTTGACCCAAGGCTACATTACCATGAGCCAGCCCTCACAGATGAGCCAGCCAGGTCTTTCCCAGCCTGAACTTTCCCAG GACAGTTACCTGGGTGATGAGTTCAAGTCGCAGATGGACGTGGCTCTGTCCCAGGATTCTACGTACCAGGGGGAACGGGCATACCAGCATGGAGGAGTGACTGGACTCTCTCAGTACTAG
- the upf1 gene encoding regulator of nonsense transcripts 1 isoform X1 encodes MSVEAYGPSSQTLTFLDTEEAELLGADTQGSEYEFTDFTLPSQTQTQGQTQSQLDNQVNGPEGVLQNGDDAVVKTSQLLGELNFEEDEEDTYYTKDLPVHACSYCGIHDPACVVYCNTSKKWFCNGRGNTSGSHIVNHLVRAKCKEVTLHKDGPLGETVLECYNCGCRNVFLLGFIPAKADSVVVLLCRQPCASQSSLKDINWDSSQWQPLIQDRCFLSWLVKIPSEQEQLRARQITAQQINKLEELWKENPTATLEDLEKPGVDEEPQHVLLRYEDAYQYQNIFGPLVKLEADYDKKLKESQTQDNITVRWDLGLNKKRIAYFTLPKTDSGDMRLMQGDEICLRYKGDLAPLWKGIGHVIKVPDNYGDEIAIELRSSAGAPVEVPHNFQVDFVWKSTSFDRMQSALKTFAVDETSVSGYIYHKLLGHEVEDVIIKCQLPKRFTAQGLPDLNHSQVYAVKTVLQRPLSLIQGPPGTGKTVTSATIVYHLARQGNGPVLVCAPSNIAVDQLTEKIHQTGLKVVRLCAKSREAIDSPVSFLALHNQIRNMDSMPELQKLQQLKDETGELSSSDEKRYRALKRTAERELLMNADVICCTCVGAGDPRLAKMQFRSILIDESTQATEPECMVPVVLGAKQLILVGDHCQLGPVVMCKKAAKAGLSQSLFERLVVLGIRPIRLQVQYRMHPALSAFPSNIFYEGSLQNGVTAADRIKKGFDFQWPQPDKPMFFYVTQGQEEIASSGTSYLNRTEAANVEKITTRLLKAGAKPDQIGIITPYEGQRSYLVQYMQFSGSLHTKLYQEVEIASVDAFQGREKDFIILSCVRANEHQGIGFLNDPRRLNVALTRARYGVIIVGNPKALSKQPLWNHLLNYYKEQKVLVEGPLNNLRESLMQFSKPRKLVNTINPGARFMSTAMYDAREAMIPGSVYDRSNTGRPSNMYFQTHDQIGMIGAGPNPMASMNIPIPFNLVMPPMPPPGYLGQLNGPATGRGAPKGKTGGRGGRQRNRGMGNHGSGQTNMANSQASQDLVSQPFSQGPLTQGYITMSQPSQMSQPGLSQPELSQDSYLGDEFKSQMDVALSQDSTYQGERAYQHGGVTGLSQY; translated from the exons ATGAGCGTAGAGGCGTACGGGCCGAGCTCGCAGACGCTCACCTTCCTGGACACGGAGGAAGCGGAGCTGCTTGGAGCCGACACACAGGGCTCGGAGTACGAGTTCACCGACTTCACCCTGCCGAGCCAGACTCAAACACAAGGCCAAACCCAGAGTCAGCTCGACAACCAG GTGAACGGGCCTGAGGGAGTTCTACAGAACGGCGATGATGCGGTGGTGAAAACCAGTCAACTTCTGGGAGAACTAAATTtcgaagaggatgaagaggacaCTTATTACACCAAGGATCTCCCTGTGCACGCCTGCAG TTACTGTGGCATTCATGATCCTGCCTGTGTGGTGTATTGCAACACCAGCAAGAAGTGGTTCTGCAATGGACGTGGCAACACCTCTGGCAG CCATATTGTCAACCATTTGGTGCGGGCCAAATGCAAGGAGGTGACCCTGCATAAGGACGGTCCTTTGGGGGAGACCGTATTGGAGTGTTACAACTGCGGCTGTCGCAACGTTTTCCTTCTGGGTTTCATTCCAGCAAAGGCTGATTCTGTTGTGGTGCTGCTGTGCAG gcaGCCATGTGCCAGTCAGAGCAGTCTGAAGGACATTAATTGGGACAGCTCCCAGTGGCAGCCTTTGATCCAGGACCGGTGTTTTCTGTCCTGGTTGGTGAAGATCCCATCTGAGCAGGAGCAGCTCAGGGCACGTCAGATCACTGCTCAGCAGATCAACAAACTGGAGGAGCTCTGGAAG GAGAATCCAACTGCAACACTTGAGGATTTGGAGAAGCCGGGTGTGGATGAAGAGCCTCAACATGTGCTGCTGCGCTATGAAGATGCATACCAGTATCAGAACATCTTTGGCCCACTGGTCAAACTGGAGGCAGATTATGACAAGAAGCTTAAAGAGTCCCAG ACCCAAGACAATATAACTGTCAGGTGGGACTTGGGACTGAATAAAAAGAGGATTGCTTATTTCACACTTCCCAAGACGGATTCAGGTG ACATGCGTCTTATGCAAGGAGATGAGATATGCCTGCGCTATAAGGGAGACTTGGCTCCTCTTTGGAAAGGGATTGGACATGTCATCAAGGTCCCTGACA ACTACGGAGATGAGATTGCCATTGAGCTGAGAAGCAGCGCTGGAGCTCCTGTCGAGGTGCCCCACAACTTCCAAGTGGACTTTGTCTGGAAGTCCACTTCCTTTGACCG CATGCAGAGTGCCCTGAAAACATTCGCTGTAGACGAGACCTCAGTGTCCGGTTACATCTATCACAAGTTGCTTGGTCATGAGGTAGAGGATGTGATCATTAAGTGCCAGTTACCCAAGCGCTTCACTGCCCAGGGCCTGCCTGACCTCAACCACTCTCAG GTGTATGCTGTGAAAACAGTGCTTCAGCGTCCTCTCAGTCTGATCCAGGGGCCTCCCGGTACTGGCAAAACTGTTACCTCAGCAACTATTGTTTACCACCTGGCTAGACAGGGCAACGG GCCGGTGCTAGTATGTGCTCCCAGCAACATTGCAGTGGACCAGCTGACTGAGAAAATTCATCAAACAGGACTGAAGGTGGTGCGTCTCTGTGCCAAAAGCAGAGAGGCCATCGATTCGCCCGTGTCGTTTCTGGCTTTGCACAACCAGATTCGCAACATGGACAG CATGCCAGAACTGCAAAAACTGCAACAGTTGAAGGATGAAACAGGAGAGCTGTCTTCCTCAGATGAGAAGCGCTACAGGGCCCTGAAACGCACAGCAGAAAGGGAGCTACTCATG aaTGCAGATGTCATCTGTTGTACTTGTGTGGGTGCGGGTGATCCTCGTCTCGCTAAAATGCAATTCCGCTCCATCCTGATAGATGAGAGTACCCAGGCTACTGAGCCAGAGTGCATGGTGCCTGTAGTTCTAGGAGCCAAGCAG CTGATCCTGGTGGGTGATCACTGCCAGCTAGGCCCAGTGGTCATGTGTAAAAAGGCTGCTAAGGCAGGTCTGTCCCAGTCTCTCTTCGAAAGACTGGTGGTGCTGGGCATCAGACCCATTCGCCTACAGGTGCAGTACCGAATGCACCCTGCACTCAGTGCTTTCCCCTCCAATATCTTCTATGAAGGCTCTCTCCAGAACGGAGTCACTGCTG CTGACCGCATCAAGAAGGGCTTTGATTTCCAGTGGCCTCAGCCAGATAAGCCCATGTTCTTCTATGTGACACAGGGTCAGGAGGAGATTGCCAGCTCTGGCACGTCCTACCTCAACAG GACTGAGGCAGCTAATGTGGAAAAGATCACCACTCGCCTTTTGAAGGCTGGAGCTAAACCCGACCAGATTGGCATCATCACGCCATATGAGGGGCAGCGCTCCTACCTGGTGCAGTACATGCAGTTCAGCGGTTCCCTTCATACCAAGCTTTATCAG GAGGTTGAGATAGCCAGCGTAGATGCTTTCCAGGGCCGTGAGAAGGACTTCATCATTCTTTCCTGCGTCAGGGCCAATGAGCACCAAGGCATAGGCTTTCTTAATGATCCACGCAGGCTGAACGTGGCCCTCACCAGAGCCAG GTATGGCGTGATCATTGTGGGGAATCCTAAAGCTCTGTCTAAGCAGCCCCTCTGGAACCACTTGCTAAATTACTACAAGGAGCAGAAGGTTCTGGTTGAGGGGCCTCTCAACAACCTGAGAGAGAGCCTTATGCAGTTCAGCAAACCTCGCAAGCTCGTTAACACCATCAACCCT GGAGCTCGTTTTATGAGCACTGCCATGTACGATGCCAGGGAGGCCATGATTCCTGGTTCAGTGTATGACCGCAGCAACACTG GTCGTCCATCGAACATGTATTTTCAAACTCATGACCAGATTGGGATGATTGGCGCAGGACCCAACCCAATGGCCTCCATGAATATTCCCATACCCTTCAACCTTGTTATGCCCCCCATGCCCCCTCCAGGTTACCTGGGCCAGCTTAATGGTCCAGCTACTG GTCGTGGTGCTCCAAAGGGCAAAACAGGTGGGCGTGGAGGGCGCCAGAGGAATCGTGGCATGGGTAACCATGGCAGTGGGCAGACCAACATGGCAAACAGCCAGGCCAGTCAGGATTTGGTGTCTCAGCCCTTCTCCCAGGGCCCCTTGACCCAAGGCTACATTACCATGAGCCAGCCCTCACAGATGAGCCAGCCAGGTCTTTCCCAGCCTGAACTTTCCCAG GACAGTTACCTGGGTGATGAGTTCAAGTCGCAGATGGACGTGGCTCTGTCCCAGGATTCTACGTACCAGGGGGAACGGGCATACCAGCATGGAGGAGTGACTGGACTCTCTCAGTACTAG